ACTTCAACTAAACAACAATCTTTGATGACCGCCTTATTGGCTCTTAAATAGCAGGTAAACGACACCTGGTAAAGTTAAAACTCCCAAAAGCAAATTCCAGTAAGCTGCCATtggacaacacaaaaatccaaaaCATACAACAGTCTTTGTGTGTAAATAGTTGCATTATAAATAGAACAAACAAGTTGTCTTACACACATTGTGACTCAGAAGCAGTCCTATTGGTCTCTGTGAACACTTTACTTGGCAGGAAGACAGCTTTCATAAAAGACAACTTGGAAGGTTCAGAGGAGGGGTGTTAAAAGCCACAAAAACTCTATATGATTTATTTGAACTAATTGTTTGGAAAAGGTTTGATTCTTTTCTTATCTATAGACCTGTTAGTGGTTTAACCTGTAACATGTGAGGATAGCGCTGGACAACACAAGTGTGCTATTGTAAAACTGTTTGTGTGTTAGGGAAGCTGACGGGAAATCCATTTTCGGCATCAGGTGCATTTTCATGTTCTTTCTCCACTTCATGACATTTTTACTCATGCCATGATAGTTGAACAGTTCAGTGATTTAACTGACTGTGACAACTCTGCTTGTCAAAGTTGTAATACATTGAAGCCAGTGTCTCTCCACACAATGATAATGAGAttgggggagtgggggggggattTTAATTGTAACTGCCAGAGTTCCAATTATGAGTCATACAAGCCAAGCAAGTTTGGTCAAAATCAATTACATTCATGACTGACAAATGTGTTTTCCTCCACGTTCCAGTACTAACATCGATGAGTCAGATTAACTTTCTTTTCAAATGGGACTTTGCTTATTGTGTTACTTCTTTACAAATAGCAAATTAGTTCTGAACATTTTGGCTACATCGGCTCTACAGAAAAGAAGCCAGAGATGGATTATTGTCATCCAGTAAAATATAATCAGCTTAATCAGACAATAGATTTAATTGACATTACTCACAACCACAGATGCAATGATGATTAATACCCAGACACACGCGTACACACGCTATTAATAGTAATAGTGATTAAGATGTGCTTGCAATGCTTGAAATGGTGCCAGCGCTCAAGTCTTTTACTGCCTAATATGAATATAAGTATTGAATTAAGGAGTGCTGGTACTGCCTACAGCATGAAACGTGTACAAGTTGTAGtgggttaaaaaacaaataagtcaGAACTGAATAGTGGGTATGACTTTGAGAATGGATGGAATCCCTCCTTGAATGTGATCCTATTGGGGAATTCGCAACTGCAGGGGTATGGACTCATGGCACTAATTACAGAGGTTATTGATTAGACAAACTTGTTGCCTTGCATACATGCAGAAATGTCAGTTTTTGTTCCACTTATCGCAGTTGAGCAGTGAACCTCAGTGCAGGTGTCTGTAAGTGTGAGAAAAGCAAACAATTAGAAAATGGTTAAACACGTCACTTGATCCTGAAGaatgtgtgtgacagtctgGATGGCAAATGACAAATACCACTCAGCTTCAAAGAACAATATTATGTATCAAAGggatattattttacatgttccTTATtaccaacattattattaatttagcaATGTGATTATTCATGGTGGGAGTTTTAAGTTTGAAGTTACATCAGCAAATCTCAGCAGCACTCAAATAGTCACGACATATGAATTAGCTGACTACAGACAGCACTACATGTTCAGCTCAAGTATccattttataattaataaacaaaatcatACAATGAAAGTAAAGTGAAGGGATAGTTGCCTGCCAATCACATCTGCCTGTGACAGACGAAACCCAAGATTTTAAATCTAACTGCGTTTCCTCCTTCACTGTGCGTCTGCccatatggagagagagagaaaaaaaaaactaccacgtaaaaatatatttggtatttgttttaaaattaagaattgttattgttaatatttttatattggaTTATACAGTGGTTAGACTGGGGGAggggacactacagcacagctatAAAAGAGTTTGGTGGGgtgatttttcttgtttttgttctgcaATAGATGTTCTGTTTTTGCACCAAAATCTTGCATCAGTGCCTCACGTACCACACAGCACTCCTCCACAGCGCCCGTCATTAATTTCCTTTGATAGTCAAGAATGTATTGTGTGAAAACCCATTAAAGGCATTGTCACACATTTTTCCAGGGACAACAATTACATGTATCGaaaaatttaaaatctataATTACGTTATCGTTTTAACCCCACCCTCCCTCAATTAAAACAAGTCTGCCTAGTTCTAAACAACAGATTAATAATGACTGGTATTAAcctcaattaacattcctcagaTACTATTGCACTTAATATTCACTACTGAGGATCTTGTACTTTTTTATCTGCCCTGCAGTGTGTTTAACTGTTATAAACCACCCATCACTTGCATGGCTCCTTTCTGTCTATTTGCTTCTGTGGTTACATAATATTGCCATCTACTGCTCATTTCTGGCATAACCTGTATATCACACAGAAGAGTTTGTTGAGATTAGATTGTGTTGAGGCAGTTCTACATACCATAGCTATGAATGTGTGATATAAGACCTGTCATACAGAATAACACTGACTGTCCCTTAGAGACTGTCTTTACCTTTTGTGGAGTCATTAATGGCCATTTTAGGactcatttgtatttgtattgaagcAAATTAGTTTAATGTCATGTAATGTCACATTTATTTGACATGCTCTCCCTctatctacatatatacatatataggtgtagaatacatatatatatatatatattaacccaATTGTACAAGTGATCTATTATAGACACACCTAAACCATGATATATATGTTGTATAAATAACCATTTTTAACCTGTCAGAAAACAGGAAGATACAAGCataaagtgtttgtttttgttttcttgcattttATTCCCAAGTCTGTGTTTGCCAAGATATGGACTTTTGTCATGAAAAGGTCTCTTTCCCAGTCAAAACATACACATTGTTTAATGatgtatatacaaaaaataataaaaactataaataaCAAACTAATCGAGTGCATGCAAGGCAGTTATTTTATCCACTGTTATTGCatgcctgttttttttcttccttttcatgTTGTGCCAAATGGTCATAATCATACTTTGTACACTCCAAAAGATGTTAGCATAGTTTTAGTGTAATGACTTGGATTTGTTATAGCATCGCATTGCAACTtggttattataataataatattttttctgtCCTTTAAATCAGAAAAATAACCATCACTGAACCCAATTTGAAACAATCTACATttattattcacagtgcttcagcATGCTGTCTTCAAATGTAGAACAATTGTGGAAATGAGTCATCCTTTTTCAGCATTTGTACAAATATCGCAGACTCACGGTATGCCACAAAATGTGGTATTAGTGTCCATTCAAATGCAAAGACTGCctccaaaagaaaaaaggctgCTTCATATACCTTAGCTTTCATATGTGCTTTTATCAATAATCTGAACTTGGGTGACTGGGGTGCCTGTTTGCTCTTTAATGTTGAATGGCCTGGGAACTAAGGAATGATTTGTCAAGAAAGAAATTAAGCTTTTGAAATCAGTGAAAGGTTTCtggtctgtgttttgtatgaggACCTTTTCTATGTATTACATgctccaaacaaaatacaaaagcattGTTTCTATATATAATTAGTGTCCACAATCAGTGATCCAAATGAATATCGCAAATGTGTTCTTAGTCTTTTTAAATTCATGGCACCAGGCCATGGCTTAGAATTGCATAGAggaatgtttgtgttttgtttctcacAGTTTCCAAATACATACTTGAAAAGCAAAAAAGCTAAACTTTGCATTTTAGTTtgaaaaaatgtgaatgaaaaagTTTAGTAACATGACGGTAGAGTAGCCAGACttctaaaaggaaaaaataaggcCAGTCATAGCAAGTGACCGACTGTTGCTCCTTCTGAGGGATGCGTTACTGTATCTTTGTCCTGTGGAGAAAGTCTGTCCGTCGTGACCCCACTGTACCACAGGTGGAAAGAGGTGATTGGGCGAAGGGGACCCGCTATGACGTGTGGGTGGACTGATCTTCCTCTTCATCTTTATTCGGGGGCGTGGCCGTCAGCAGTTCGGTGTCAGCGTGGACCTCCTCGTCATCTGATTGGACGACGGGGGTCTCTGCCCCTTCCTCGCTGGTGTCCAGGCTGTAGGGGTCAGTTGAGGCTGAGGAGGTGGAGGATATGCGCGACTTCAACTCCCTGCCTTTGGGGACCTGAAGCGTGATCTCATCTTTGTAGACCtcgtcctcttcctcctcatcatcatcatctgtcAACCAAGACAACAAAGACAACAATGCATCAGCTGTTTTGGAGCCTTACCGTAGCTT
The genomic region above belongs to Amia ocellicauda isolate fAmiCal2 chromosome 4, fAmiCal2.hap1, whole genome shotgun sequence and contains:
- the LOC136748615 gene encoding dysbindin isoform X2; the protein is MDAAQQMKLRERQRFFEEVFQHDVDVFLSTAHLQIEHKRPPIGSISSMEVNVDMLEQMDLMDISDQEALDVFLNSGADEGVIASPLPDDDDEEEEDEVYKDEITLQVPKGRELKSRISSTSSASTDPYSLDTSEEGAETPVVQSDDEEVHADTELLTATPPNKDEEEDQSTHTS